Part of the Planococcus plakortidis genome is shown below.
GTCTTTCTTGCGGTTATGCGATAAATCCGCAGCGGGGCGAATCTCGGCTTCGGATTTATAGCTGACTTTGGATTTCTTGCTCAATTGGACCTGGACTTTTTCATCGGTGAACTGGAACAAGCCTTGGCGAAACTCAGTGAACAACCGCTCGAGTTCAGTAATGGCTTGGTCGATGGGCAAATTCTGGTGCTTCAATATCTGTTCATATTGATATTCGAACTGGATGCGGTAGCCTTCTCTCAGTTCGACCGGTTTTAGTTTGATGCGTTTCAAGTCATTCGATTTCTGGCGAGGCTGGCTGATGGTGGCATTGACAAGCGTATGGTTATACAGTTTTTCTGCAAGCTGTGCGTGCATAATTTCGAGTTCCATGGAAAATCCCTTCCGTCTTCATGATAGACCCATTTTAGCATGGCTTTGGATGCGCGGCGACTCCGTGGGTGTGAAATGGCGCTTTCCTTTTATTTGGAATTTTGCGATAATAATGTAGTGAAAACGTTTTCAACAAGGGGGATAAGGAAATGGCAATTCTCGATCAGACAGTAGGGGAAATCGTCCGGGAGCAAGCAAGGCAGTATCCGGAGACGGAAGCATATGTCTATCCGGAAAGAAGCATCCGTAAAACGTATGCGGAATTTGACCGCGAGACCGATGCGCTGGCGAAAGCGTTCATGGGGCTGGGGGTCGAAAAAGGCGAGCACATCGCCATCTGGTCCGACAATAAACGCGAATGGCTGCTCAGCCAATACGCCACGGGCAAGATGGGCGGCGTGCTGGTCACCGTCAACACCAGCTATCAGGCGAATGAGCTGGAGTATTTATTGAAGCAATCGGATTCCACGACTTTAATTCTTGGGGAGGAATTCAAAGGAACGGATTATATTGAAGTATTGAATCAAGTGTGTCCGGAGCTGGCCGAATCAGAAAAGGGGAAACTTGATTCACCCAAGCTGCCACATCTGAAACGCGTCATTGTCATGAGTGAAAACAGCTATCCGGGCATCTATACATGGAGTGAATTCGAGGATTTTGCGAAGGGAATTTCGGATGAACAGCTCGAACAGCGATTCCATTCGATGGCGCCCGACGATGTCATCAATATCCAATACACATCCGGGACGACGGGTTTCCCGAAAGGGGTCATGCTGACGCATCGCAACGTCGTCAATAACGGGCGCCTCGTCGGTGATATGATGAATTTGGATGAAACCGACCGCCTGTGCATCCCGGTGCCGTTTTTCCATTGCTTTGGCTGCGTGCTCGGGACTTTGGCGGCGGTAACGCATGGGACGACGATGGTCATCGCGGAACAATTCGAGCCGAAGCGTGTGCTGCAGATGGTACAGGACGAGAAATGCACGGCGCTTCACGGCGTGCCGACGATGTTCATCGCGGAACTCAACCATCCCGAATTCGAATCATTCGATACGTCGACTTTGCGAACCGGCATCATGGCTGGTTCGACATGCCCGATCGAAGTGATGAAGAAAGTCATCAGCGATATGGGCGCGAGTGAAATCACCATCGCTTACGGCCAGACGGAATCATCGCCGGTCATCACCCAGACCGGAAAAGACGACGCCATCGAGAAGCGCGTCGCCACCGTTGGCAAGCCGCATGACGATGTGGAAGTGAAGATCATCGACCCGATAAGCGGCGAAGAAGTCGTTAAAGGCATACCGGGCGAATTGTGCACGAGAGGCTATTTGATCATGAAAGGCTATTACAAAAATGAAGAAGCGACAAAAGAAGCGATCGATCCCGAAGGTTGGCTGCATACCGGCGACATCGCGGTAGAAGATGAAGATGGTTATATCTCGATCACGGGGCGCATCAAGGACATGGTCATCCGCGGTGGGGAAAATATCTATCCGCGCGAAATCGAAGAATTCCTCTATCAGCATCCATCCGTCCAGGACGTCCAGGTCGTTGGCGTACCGGATCCGAAATATGGGGAAGAATTGATGGCGTGGGTCATCCTGAAAGACGGCGAGACGCTCGATGCGGAAGAATTACGCGCGTATTGCAAAGGGAAGATCGCCCATCATAAGATCCCGCGTTATATTGAATTCATCGACGAATACCCGATGACCGCTTCCGGGAAAATCCAGAAGTTCAAGTTGCGGGAGATGTCGGAAGAAATCGCTGAAAAAGTGAATTAAACAGACAATGGCCAGATGAAAGAGTTCTTTCATCTGGCTTTTTGCCGTCTATGGATCCACCTTATTCTTTTGTTCATAGTCGCCCATATCCAGAAAAAAGTTTAATGTCTTTCGGATTAGGGCACACTAGTAAAAGAAGTTATCTTGAACATAGGATATTTTCCTGAAGCCACGGAGCAAATCGATAAAGGAGAGGGTATGGAATGGGCAACGTAAACTTAGCGATCATTTATTACAGCTCGACAGGAACCAATTATCAGATGGCGCAATGGGCAGAATCAGCCGCAAAACAAGCGGGTGCGGAAGTGAAAGTGGCAAAAGTGAAAGAGAATGCCCCGATGGCAGCGATCGAATCGAATCCGGCATGGAAAGAGCATTATGAAGCAACGCAGGATGTACCGGAAGCGGACAATGACTTGCTTGAATGGGCGGACGCGATCATCTTCAGCGTACCGACGCGCTTTGGCCATGTCCCTTCGCAGGTACAGCAGTTCTTCGATACAACCGGCGGCTTATGGGCGCAAGGCAAATTGGCCAATAAAGTGGTAAGCGCCATGTCTTCCGCGCAAAACCCTCACGGCGGACAGGAAGCGACCGTCTTGGCTGTCTATACGACGATGCATCATTGGGGAGCGATCATCGCGGCGCCTGGCTATACAGACGAAGTGCTGTTCAAAGCGGGCGGGAACCCTTACGGCACAAGCGTGAGTGTCGATCAAGACAATAATATGGTCGAGGATGTGCAAGGGGCGGTCGAGCACCAGGCAAAGCGTACCGTACAAGTTGCGGGTTGGGTTAAAAACGGTTTGAACGGGTAATTGAAAATCATACGCCACTAAGGCGAATGCTGGCAGACGGGCGAATGCGCCTGTCTGCCTTTTTTAGTCGAGGAGGGATATCTTGGAATGGCTTAGCTTGTTGTTTGTCGCCGGGTTCGTCTTCATCCACCTATTTTCGAAAAACATGAATTTCCTGAAAGCCGTTCCGCGCAGCCGGTTTCTGTCGATTGCCGGCGGCATTTCCGTTGCCTATGTATTTCTGCACTTATTGCCTGAATTGGGTGAATTCCAGGAAGAGGTGCATGAAGAGTTCGGGGGCGCCGGGGAAGGATTCCTGAGCAATCATATCTATCTGGTGGCCATGGCCGGCCTGGTCCTTTTCTACGGTTTGGAACAAATGGTGAAAAATTCAAAGCGCCGGACAGCGGAAGGCAAATCCTCATCGGGCGTTTTCTGGATCCATATCGGTTCCTTCGCCATGTATAACGGCGTCATTGGCTATTTGATGATGCGTGAGGAGTATGAAGGCGTGGTCGGCATGGCCCTGTTTTTCATTGCGCTCGGCGTTCATTTCATCACCAATGACAAGGGTCTTAGGGAAGCGCACAAAGGTGAATATGACCGTTATGGCAGATGGCTTCTCGCTGCAGCGATCGTGGCAGGCTGGGGAATCGGCTGGATGACGGAAGTCCATGAACTGGTCATTGCATTCCTCATGGCCTTGATCGCGGGAGGGGTCATTTTGAACGTCTTGAAAGAAGAGCTGCCGGAAGAGCGGGAAAGCAGTTTAAGTGCTTTTGTAATAGGGATGTCCATCTATTCGGTGCTGCTCTTATCCATTTAGGTAAAAAAATGATGTCGTTTATCAAAAGAAGGGAGTAATGCGTGGGATAACGGGTACAGGTTTAGGTATAGAATCACACGCGTAATCCTCGCGCTAGTGTCGGAAGGTGATGTTTATGCCATGATCATGAAAGAGGAAATAGCGGTTTTTGAACATGAACTCAAGAAATTGAAGGCAGAGTATAAAGTATGCCTGGATGCCCCATTGAAAAGGAAGATCCAAAAAGATGCCAAGTGGTTACATGCTGTCATTCTCCAGGCTTCCGGGAAAAAAGCTTAATAGATGTGATTGAATCGCTATGTCAGCCATGCAGCCTTGCTGTGTGGCTTTTCTTTATGAAATGTGAACCGTTTTGTAACAATTTCCCGGGAAATGGCTGTCGGGGCGGGCGTCCCCAAAGGAATCTCATTGAAGCTCCTTTATAATGAAAGTAAGTGAAAGAAAGGGCGATGGTAATGGGAAGCTTAAAGCAGATGGCTTACAGCCAGCACAACCGCATACGCTTGTTGTATCTAGCCTCATTGGCAAAGGGGCTTGCGATGATCGGGCAGGCTTTATTCTTTGTCTGGGTGGCTGATGCCGTATTCCTCAAAGCCGCCTCGTTTGAGGAAGTGCTGCCTGTCCTTGGCGCTTTGCTCGGGGTCATTTTGCTGCGGGCTGGCGCAAGTTATGCGATCGGCCGGACCGGCGTCGCATTGTCTATAGAAGCAAGGCGCAACTTGCGGCGTGAATTGATCGCTGCGTATCAAGAAAATCCCCTGCAAGGGTCGATTGCCGGGCAGTCGGGGAGGAAAGTCGGATTGCTGCTCGAGGCGGTCGATGACACAGATGGCTATTTCAGCAAGTATATGCCGCAGATGATCCAAAGTTATACCATCCCGCTCATGCTGCTCGGGGTGATTTTCTACTTGAACTGGACGACCGGGTTGATCATCCTCATCACGGCGCCGTTCATCCCGCTGTTCATGGCAATTGTCGGAAAGAGGACGAAACAGAAAGCCGACGAAAAAGTGGAGCAATTGGCCGGTTTTTCAGGCACATTCCTCGATGTCCTGCAAGGATTGGCGACTTTGCGCTTATTCGGCCAGGCGAAGCGGCAGAGCGAGACGATCCGCGACAACAGCCTGAAATTCCGCGATTCAACGATGGAAGTCTTGAAATCAGCGTTCCTGTCATCCTTGACACTCGAATACATTTCCATGCTAAGCATCGGGATTGTCGCGCTCGAAATCGGCTTGCGCCTCGTCGTCTTCGACAGCATCACGTTTTTCCCGGCGTTTCTCGTCATGCTGCTTGTTCCGGATTTCTTTAATTTATTGAAAGAGTTCGGCAGTGCCTTTCACACAGCGAGAGGAAGTGCGGCTTCTGCTGAATTGTTGTCGGAAGAATTGGCGAAAAACCATCGGCCCGTCGTATGGGGCGAATCCCCAGTCGATGCACCGGTTGAGTTGGCTTTGGAACAAGTGAGTTTTCAGTACGGGGAAGGATTTCAACTGGAGCCGGTAAAGTTCAAACTCGAAGCGGGAACGTCCACCGCACTGGTCGGAGCGAGCGGCTCCGGCAAAAGCACCTTGATGAATGTCATTGCCGGGTTGTTGCCCGCAGCGAGCGGACGGTTGCTGATCAATGGCCTGCCGCAAGAACAAGTAAGTGAAGACGAATGGTTCGGGCAAGTGAGCTATATTACGCAAGACCCTTATTTATTTGCAGGAACCATTAAAGAAAATATCGAACTCGGGGCGAAACAGCCCGTGGCGAAAGAACGATTGATGGAGGCAGCACAGAAAGCGGGTGTCCTGGAATTGGTCGAATCGCTTCCTTTAGGCTTCGACACGATGATTGGTGAAGCAGGGCGCGGGTTGTCCGGCGGTGAAAAGCAGCGGATTGTGCTCGCGCGGGCATTCCTAAAAAGGCCGGCAGTGCTATTTTTCGATGAGCCGACAGCAGGGCTCGACCTGCACACGGAGCAAGTGCTGCAAGAAGCGATTGAAGAGCTGTCAAAAGAAGCGACAGTCGTCACGATTGCACATCGCCTGCATACGATCCGGAACGCATCACACATTCTCGTCATGGATGGAGGAAGGGTAGAAGCCATCGGCACGCATGAACAGTTGATGGGCAGCTTCAGCCCTTATCGGCACATGATCGAGGCGCAACAAGGAGGTACACGGGCATGGGTGAACTGAAGACGGTTTTTTTACTGACGCTGAAGGAAAAACGGGACGTCGCCCTTGCCGTGATATTCGGTTTTTTGGCAGGGCTTGCGGGTGTTGCCCTTCTTGGGGCGAGCGGTTATTTGATATCCAAGGCGGCCTTGACTGCGCAAATGACGACCTTGGTGGTCATGGCAGCATCGCTTAAATTATTCGGATTTGCTGCAGCCATTACCCGCTATGCGGAACGGCTGTTTTCACACCGCGCGACGTTCACGATGCTCGGCCATTTGCGCGGCAATTTCTTTGAGCGCCTGGCACCGCTCGCGCCGGGCATTTTCCAGCGCCACCAGAGCGGTGATTTGCTGTCGCGCATCGTGGGCGATGTGGAAAGTTTGCAAAATTTCTTGCTGCGCGTGTTATATCCACCGATCGTCGTCGGCATGGTATTAGTGGCGACCGTGTTCTTCACTTCGTTTTATTCGCTGCCCATGGCATTGGCCGTCTTGGGGGGCGCCATTTTTGTGGTCGTTCTTCTGCCCGCGTTCTTCGCGCTCCGGAGACGGAAGAAAACGCATGCGACCGGAGAAACCCGCGGGGCCTTTGCGGCTGCATCGGCGGAATTTCTTTACGGGTTCAAGGATTTGAAAATCCATTTGGCGCTCGATCAAAAAAGCGTGGAGTTACAGGAAGTGGCACACCGTTATGAACAAGCCCAGAAAAATGAAGGGCTTGAAGAAAACCGTGTCCAGTCGGTGAATGCACTGGTCGCTTTCCTGGCTTCATTTCTTGTGTTGGCGATCGGGGCGTATTTCGTGTCCACCGGGGAATTGTCCGGCCTGTATTTAGCGATGCTTGTCATGGTGTCGCTCGGGGCATTTGAGAATGTCGGCCCGCTTGCGGCACTTCCGGCGTATTACGAGGAAAGCCGGATTGCTGCGCGCAGGCTTGAAGAAGTGGTGGATGAAGAACCGGATAACAGTGTGGGAGAGATGCCGGAGGGTTCAGTGGATATTCAGGTTGACCGTTTAAGCTACCGCTATCCGGATGATAGCCGCTTGTCGCTCGATGACGTCAGCTTCCAGTTGGCTCAAGGATCGAAAACGGCGATTGTCGGGCCAAGCGGTTCGGGCAAGTCGACCTTATTGCAGCTATTGTTGAAAGTGGCAGTGCCGGAGAGCGGCGACATCCGCTTCGGAAATGAAACGCTTAGCGGCATGCGGCCGGAAAACGTATGGGAACGCATGAACGTGGTGCTTCAGGAGAACCATTTCTTTTCAGGGACCATCGAAAGCAATTTGCGCATTGCGAATGAGCAGGCGGATGCGGAACAATTGCGTGAAGCGCTCGAACTTGTACACTTGAGTCATTTGGAGCTGGCTGCGCCAGTTTATGAAAAGGGCCGGAATTTATCGGGCGGCGAAAAGCAGCGCCTGGCGATGGCGCGGGCGTTCCTGAAAGGCGAGAGGCTATGGCTATTGGACGAACCGTTTTCATCGGTTGACGGTGTTACCGCCAAGTCCATTTACAGCGAGCTGTTCACCCGACATCCACAGGACACGTTCGTTATCATCAGCCATGATTTATCGGGACTTGAAAGCATGGACCACATCCTGGTGCTGGAGGATGGCCGCTTGATCGAACAAGGCAACTACCAGGAATTGATGACCCGTCGCGGTTATTTCTACGGCTTGAAGAAAATAGAAGAGCAAGTTTTCGTTTAAGTGTCTCGGAAGCTGTGCAGAAAAAGACGCGTCTATGCAGACGCGTCTTTTTGCCGTTCGGCTATGAGCGGTTGATTGTTCAGGGCATCGTCGAGCTTCATCTGCTCGAGTTCCAAGCGCATTTTCTGGGTTTCGATGACGTAATTGTCGTGCTTGAGCTTTTCGAGTTCCACTTCCGTTTCCAAGGCGCGCTGATGCATTTTCCTCTTGGATGTTAAATAGTCTGTCCAGATGCC
Proteins encoded:
- a CDS encoding AMP-binding protein; translated protein: MAILDQTVGEIVREQARQYPETEAYVYPERSIRKTYAEFDRETDALAKAFMGLGVEKGEHIAIWSDNKREWLLSQYATGKMGGVLVTVNTSYQANELEYLLKQSDSTTLILGEEFKGTDYIEVLNQVCPELAESEKGKLDSPKLPHLKRVIVMSENSYPGIYTWSEFEDFAKGISDEQLEQRFHSMAPDDVINIQYTSGTTGFPKGVMLTHRNVVNNGRLVGDMMNLDETDRLCIPVPFFHCFGCVLGTLAAVTHGTTMVIAEQFEPKRVLQMVQDEKCTALHGVPTMFIAELNHPEFESFDTSTLRTGIMAGSTCPIEVMKKVISDMGASEITIAYGQTESSPVITQTGKDDAIEKRVATVGKPHDDVEVKIIDPISGEEVVKGIPGELCTRGYLIMKGYYKNEEATKEAIDPEGWLHTGDIAVEDEDGYISITGRIKDMVIRGGENIYPREIEEFLYQHPSVQDVQVVGVPDPKYGEELMAWVILKDGETLDAEELRAYCKGKIAHHKIPRYIEFIDEYPMTASGKIQKFKLREMSEEIAEKVN
- the wrbA gene encoding NAD(P)H:quinone oxidoreductase; amino-acid sequence: MGNVNLAIIYYSSTGTNYQMAQWAESAAKQAGAEVKVAKVKENAPMAAIESNPAWKEHYEATQDVPEADNDLLEWADAIIFSVPTRFGHVPSQVQQFFDTTGGLWAQGKLANKVVSAMSSAQNPHGGQEATVLAVYTTMHHWGAIIAAPGYTDEVLFKAGGNPYGTSVSVDQDNNMVEDVQGAVEHQAKRTVQVAGWVKNGLNG
- the cydD gene encoding thiol reductant ABC exporter subunit CydD, giving the protein MGSLKQMAYSQHNRIRLLYLASLAKGLAMIGQALFFVWVADAVFLKAASFEEVLPVLGALLGVILLRAGASYAIGRTGVALSIEARRNLRRELIAAYQENPLQGSIAGQSGRKVGLLLEAVDDTDGYFSKYMPQMIQSYTIPLMLLGVIFYLNWTTGLIILITAPFIPLFMAIVGKRTKQKADEKVEQLAGFSGTFLDVLQGLATLRLFGQAKRQSETIRDNSLKFRDSTMEVLKSAFLSSLTLEYISMLSIGIVALEIGLRLVVFDSITFFPAFLVMLLVPDFFNLLKEFGSAFHTARGSAASAELLSEELAKNHRPVVWGESPVDAPVELALEQVSFQYGEGFQLEPVKFKLEAGTSTALVGASGSGKSTLMNVIAGLLPAASGRLLINGLPQEQVSEDEWFGQVSYITQDPYLFAGTIKENIELGAKQPVAKERLMEAAQKAGVLELVESLPLGFDTMIGEAGRGLSGGEKQRIVLARAFLKRPAVLFFDEPTAGLDLHTEQVLQEAIEELSKEATVVTIAHRLHTIRNASHILVMDGGRVEAIGTHEQLMGSFSPYRHMIEAQQGGTRAWVN
- the cydC gene encoding thiol reductant ABC exporter subunit CydC — translated: MGELKTVFLLTLKEKRDVALAVIFGFLAGLAGVALLGASGYLISKAALTAQMTTLVVMAASLKLFGFAAAITRYAERLFSHRATFTMLGHLRGNFFERLAPLAPGIFQRHQSGDLLSRIVGDVESLQNFLLRVLYPPIVVGMVLVATVFFTSFYSLPMALAVLGGAIFVVVLLPAFFALRRRKKTHATGETRGAFAAASAEFLYGFKDLKIHLALDQKSVELQEVAHRYEQAQKNEGLEENRVQSVNALVAFLASFLVLAIGAYFVSTGELSGLYLAMLVMVSLGAFENVGPLAALPAYYEESRIAARRLEEVVDEEPDNSVGEMPEGSVDIQVDRLSYRYPDDSRLSLDDVSFQLAQGSKTAIVGPSGSGKSTLLQLLLKVAVPESGDIRFGNETLSGMRPENVWERMNVVLQENHFFSGTIESNLRIANEQADAEQLREALELVHLSHLELAAPVYEKGRNLSGGEKQRLAMARAFLKGERLWLLDEPFSSVDGVTAKSIYSELFTRHPQDTFVIISHDLSGLESMDHILVLEDGRLIEQGNYQELMTRRGYFYGLKKIEEQVFV